One stretch of Bombina bombina isolate aBomBom1 chromosome 7, aBomBom1.pri, whole genome shotgun sequence DNA includes these proteins:
- the LOC128636706 gene encoding olfactory receptor 2T1-like, whose protein sequence is MCTSDILPKLMAITITGKTAISFSGCITQSFIYAFCVDSEFLLLASMAYDRYVAICIPLRYYQIMSNKLCALLITVSWFGGFLSAFIICMMVSNLNFCNEQEINNFFCDIIILLKLSCTDTSLFLTFFIPLDCVILGFLPFTLIIVSYINIISTILKIRSSSGRLKTFSSCSSHLTVVVLFYGTSLGLNLKPKTKNSLEIDKLLSLIYTGVVPMINPLVYSLRNKEVLKAMEIIIKKIK, encoded by the coding sequence ATGTGCACATCGGATATTTTACCAAAACTCATGGCGATCACTATCACAGGGAAAACTGCCATTTCTTTTTCAGGCTGTATTACACAATCATTTATATATGCGTTCTGCGTTGATTCAGAATTTTTACTTCTCGCCTCTATGGCTTATGACCGCTATGTAGCCATTTGTATCCCCCTACGTTATTATCAAATCATGAGCAATAAGTTGTGTGCGCTATTAATCACTGTCTCATGGTTTGGTGGCTTTTTGAGTGCATTCATTATATGTATGATGGTGTCAAATTTAAACTTCTGTAATGAACAAGAAATCAACAATTTCTTCTGTGATATAATAATATTACTGAAGCTCTCCTGTACTGACACCAGTCTATTTTTGACCTTTTTTATACCCCTGGATTGTGTCATATTGGGGTTTCTCCCATTTACGCTTATAATAGTTTCCTACATCAACATTATATCTACCATCCTAAAGATCCGATCATCATCTGGAAGACTGAAGACCTTCTCCAGCTGCTCCTCCCATCTCACAGTTGTTGTACTCTTTTACGGAACTTCTCTAGGCTTGAATTTGAAACCCAAGACCAAAAATTCTCTGGAAATAGATAAACTTCTCTCCTTAATTTACACTGGTGTTGTTCCTATGATAAATCCACTAGTTTACAGTCTGAGAAATAAAGAGGTTTTGAAAGCCATGGAAATCAttataaaaaagattaaataa